AGGGAGGAGCACCAGCTTTTCAGGCTGCGTAAATCAAGCCTGGTGTTGTCTTGTCTGATATGATGTGTTTTTAAATGTAGCCTAAATTAATTTACGAGTAGACTGGGCTACTATCTAAATAAATACCAATTTTATTAGCCTAATGTGGATGTAGCATTCTAATACATAATCACAAACTAGTTTTGGTTTGATTATTCATGTCATAGTTTACTGGCGTAAACGAGATAGCTTCATGTGTTTTAATAGGCAAATTTCGGCTGTTTTTTCCTACATTTTTCGAAAACATTCTTTAAACATTAGCTATTCTTCTAACTGCTTGTGCTCAGTGCGTGCCCTAACTTTTAAGGCATGTCAGTTCTCAAATTATAAACTGCATCTGTTTGGTTTTTAAATTTCAGACTTCAAAGTCAGTCAAGCAATCTTTCATAGTTTTTTAGTAGGCCTATTTCAATTTTGATgggaaaaaatatttaaaaatgaAGTAAAAAAGAGTCGTCTGTCATCATAGGCAAAAACAATTCAAAAGACTTTAATCAATAGTAGGCTTTAGGCAGTAGAGGATCAACCATAACAAAAGAATTGTAACATTCAGTCAGAGAATCATCATCGTTTGACCTGGTCCTTAGTCGTATCCACACCCATCCTACACAGGAATAGGGCTCCTTACTGGGACACTTCCACCCGCTCTTTGGACTCCACCACCAGGATCCCATCCTGACATAGAATTGCCCTCAAATCCCCCGCCCGCTGCAGCGTCTCAGGAAGGGGATACTGTCGAATAAAACTACGAGAAACAAAACCATGTTCGTCCATTCTGGCTCCGTGCTGGGCCTTGACCAACAGCCAGCCCTCAAACACCTGAATCAGAACATCCTCGGGTCTGAACTGTGAGACGTCAAGGAGCACTTGGTAAACAGGCGCTGTTCTCTGCCGGTTGCGGTCGAGTGGTTCTGAGTTAATGTCCGGGACAGCGGGGCCTGGTAGTGCGAACAGGTGGTGGTCCTCCACGAAATCATCCAGGTCACCTTCTTCAAAATGTTTCTGATAGCGCACAGGACAGCTCACCCAGTGTGTCACGGCCTCCATGGCTGCGTCCTGTCAGACGGTTCTGGCGTCGCTGTGGTGGACCGAGACTGTCAATGCGATGAAGTCAACAGGACCTATATTAAGGACAGCGTTACccagggggctgtgtgtgtggaaatagAAGTCTGTTTTTAGAGCTTGCCACGGTGCAGGATAAGATAGCATGAACACAAGGGAAGCCCTTGTCTTGGCAAGACATGTTTTTTGTGATAGAAACAGTGAGTGTTACACGAAACTGAGAAACTGCAAATGTGGCTTGTGTGACATTTCTGATTCGTTGATCCATTTGTGTTGCAAAAGTGAGTAACATGGTCCTAAAACAATCCAATTGGAACGTTAGGCTGAATATGATTAAACACGTAGGCTATGTTTTCAATATAATACGTTGCATTATAAACAGCATCATAGCGTGTTTTCTGTGTTGGATAAGTAATTTTGGAGAACTGTTGGCCATGTGTAGCCTACGTTCAAGTATCGCAATGACAAAAACAATATCAAGTGTAGATAAAACATACTCTGGTGGATCCTGCCCCCTTGTGGCGAGAGTGATCAGGCTTCTGATGACGGCTGTTTTATGGCACATAATATTTGAGGCTTCAGAAGTTTATTTATAGCTCAGAAGCTGCACCAGTCATAACTAATCAAGGTTATCATTTGTTTCATATGGATCAATGGATATAGAGTATTATCACGACAGCGAATTTGCGCTTAAGAACTTTAAAAAGAAAACTGTGATTTCTTCACCACCCACATATTCAGTTGAGAGACTCTTCATTTATAGCACACAACATACATTATTGAACACGGCTGGCGGCTTCAGGGAGTGAATTATACTTCAGCATTCAGTCTGCATAAAATTATAATGGGACACGTGattccttcctctctcatcaTTACATTTCATGTAAGGCTCTCAGAAAGGCCGTGAAGTGGAAACCTATATACCCAGTGATCGAGTCTGTAGCTTAAGATAGATAATGACGTTTAAGAATCTGCCTGCGGGCTGTGAAATGTAGCATGCTAAGTGGTAGACTCTTTCAAGGCCGAGCAATGATGTTGTAATAGAACTTGTTATCTCATGATAATGTTGTTATGTCTTTAAACAGCTCTTTGAAGTATTACACAGATAGATGTAGTCAAAACCGGGAATGGTgttgaaaaaataatttatattatatatacatagACAGGCCTATTTTTTCAGTCACAGATGCAATGAGATGTACAGTAGCTTATTGATGCCCATTTATGAAACTTTCCTTTCATAAATCTTACTAAATTGTACCGGCAACTGACTCAAATGTTCACCATATTCTTTATTCAACATATATCGTAGCAACCTTTGAAGAGCATACCTCCCTAAATTACGGAGGCGTTCCCTTTACCGAATGAAAATAGGACCATGTGTTTGGTCAGCTGATCATGTTACGTACAGAAAAGCTATGAATGACGTAGCGTTGTAGTTTCCTCGACCAAACACTGATATTATGAGATAAATCTGGACCGTAGCCGGTGGACGAGGCTCTCTCCAGCCAAGTGCTGTAGCACAAGCGAAACGGAATATATTCGTAGGTAGCCAAGACATAAGTCGATATTCCTTTCCAGCTTGATTTTATTTTGCCCCATTAAAAGGTGGGGAATACAAGAGCAGGGTCCCTTTAGTGTAAAACCGGAGAAAGCTACATTTCAAAACCAACTTGCTCGAAGTGTCGCTTTTTTGTCACAGTACATGGATTATCTGGTAAGTGTTTTTTAATGTTAGTGTACCGTTATTTACGATGTGTATTTTGGGGTGGCATGACGCTAGTTTTTCGCCAGGTGTTTTCACCTTTTTTGGCGAAGCCTTCTCATAGCCTATTTCTGTTATCAACATGCATGCACGTTTAAACATTGAAACGATTTTCCTGAAAATGTTGTGATGGTTGACTTTTAAAATAGGATacgttatatatattttttgtcctTTAATGCTTCTATACTGTCACCCGTCATGTTATTTACCGCCATTAACACCGAATGTAAATACTTGATGTCATGGAGTTGCAGCAAGCCGCTTTTATTCAACTACACCATTACCACACCATAACGTCAGGGCAGCGTTAAGTGTCACACATGTGCAGTTTCAATTGAGGTGTACTTTCTTGTGGCAAGTTCTGAGCAGCCTGAATGCAGGCAGGAATGTAAAATAACTAATGGAATATGTGATTTTATAGATATTACGTGTTCATATTTTCCAGTGCTGTTTCCCGTATTACTTACTATACAGGCTACAATACCAACTTTGGACCAAGAGATTAAGTTCTTGGGCCTTTGCCCACATTCTAGGGTCGTGATTGGCACTGCTTTATCTGTTCAACAATAGGGAGGAAGTATAGACCCATAGTCTTTCCATGGGAAATATGACCACAGGAGGATGAAACGAGCACAGCCGCTGTGTAAACTCAGAGTAACATACCCACACACCAAGGTTGATCATGTACTGCACAGAAGGAGATGTGTGACCTATAAAGACCTTTGAAATCTTATGTCATCAGGGCACTCGCTGTGTGGCCGCAGTGGAGCAAAGTTCTATCAACTCTGTTATCACGGTTCCCACGTAATCTGGCTTGTCATTGTTTATAAACGTAGGGTCTTGATTTCAGCGTAGCGAATTTGGTCAAACAAAGACCACCATGGAGTTCCAGTCTCCCAAATGGTTGTGGCTGGCTGGGGAGATGAGATGTTTATGGGGGGGGGAAAACGGTTGGTTTTGAAAAAGTAAATATTGGAAGTGTAGAAATGGTTAGGAGAGGATTCTCACTAtcttatctctttctctgacattATTGTGAGAGGATTCTGCCAAACTGTTTTCACTCAGCTAGTTACACTAGTTTGGCCCACATTGAATAAAAATAGTTCTCAGGTTTCCAGATAAAAGGATTCAACTAGAACCAGTCCAATTGGACACATAAGAGCACAACTCAATACAACAATACAAACATTGTCAATAGCCCTCATGCTCAAAGGCACACGTTTGTATGCTTTCAGACTGCTGTTGTCAGGAAAAGCACAGCTGTAACTCTGCAGACTTTCCGAGCCGAGCTCGTCTGTCCTCAAAGGTCAGGAACTCGACGAGCGGCTGACCTTCTCTCCCACTGTGCCATGCTGGGGATCTGGCTCCAGACCCAGGCTGTGGCCTGCCTCGTTATGAACCATCAGTAAACTCACCTTCACTGTCAAACTCTCACTCAGATTGATAGTGGGGATTTTAGTTTTTACAAATTTTAACCTAACAACAAGGTCTGAGAGTTGGTTGAACACTGAAATGAATGTTGGTAAAACGTGCATGTTGTATTCTGTAGTTTGACGAGTGGTTGTTGCCAaatttgtttctgtttgtgtgtgtacacagaagCAGGATATTGGGATAACTTAGGCAGGCTATGCTACGAATGATTGATGCACCCTACAGACATAGTTTCCTGTAAAGTAACAGAATCACGTTGTTGAAGTAAGTCAACAGCGGTAAGCATGGTGTTAAAACAGTAACTAACACTAACAGAAAGGCTACAAAGTCCAGGAAGTGATTCGGTTCTTTCTGGTTCCACAACACTTTGACACAACCTTTTCCAAACTACCAGTCCTACATGTGGTGAATCTCAGGCCCTGGAAGGTCAACTACACCTACTAGGGCTGTTTTAATCAAAAATACTATAGCAATGAATTACTGCTTTGATTTTATGTTGTGTTAAAGTGGAATGTTTGAAAATGCATATTTACTTTTAGTTTAAATTTTCTGGACCTATGAGATATGCCTGTTCCTGATGTCACAGAATATATTGTGCCAGTCCAAAGATGGAGAACAAATCGgtgtacagtatatgttctTTAGGTTAACTGACATTTGTTTACTAGTAATTAGTCTCTATCGATGGTatattaagatttttttttaagtttcaGGAAAATGGTTTCTTCTGTTTTATAGCGTTTCCAACCTGTATAGGTTCCGTCTGGAATTCAAAGCACGCTTTGCTGGCCTGAATTCAATGATGACATCCGGCCCAGGAAATAGCTGCtgtggatctctctctcactctcactctcacaacTACATTACCTTTGGACTAGCTGTCgaccgctctctttctcctggctAGCTGTCgaccgctctctttctcctggctAGCTGtcgaccgctctctctctcctggctagCTGtcgaccgctctctctctcctggctagCTGtcgaccgctctctctctcctggctagCTGCCGACCGCTCTCTCTCGCACCTGGCTAGCTGccgaccgctctctctctctcctggctagCTGccgaccgctctctctctctactggctAGCTGccgaccgctctctctctctcctggctagCTGccgaccgctctctctctctactggctAGCTGccgaccgctctctctctctcctggctagCTGtcgaccgctctctctctctcctggctagCTGtcgaccgctctctctctctcctggctagCTGtcgaccgctctctctctcctggctagCTGTCGACCGCTCTCTGACCCTGTTCTAATATCGGTTTATTACATGGCCTGTAGTATTGGATGAAAATGTGCAATAGCTTTTTGTCTGCTGGAAACCAGATGAATCTATCAAGACAAATGCATGTTTTAAAGATCTCCATAAAAGGCGCTCTGTAATCAGATCCCTTGCCGTTATCAAGAAGTCGTTCCCTAAATACCTCCTGTGTAAGTGGAGATGCATACCAGTACTTCAGCCCTGCAGTAAGTCACCTGAGGGTTCCTTGACCAATGGGGGTGGACCTGATGGTAAAACACTTTACCTGTGCAGGAGCTCTTGGCTGCAGATGCCTTCAGGGACCTTTTAATTGTTTCCTGATTTTCGAGAAGAACTTCCTCCTAAGATGTCGTACAAGAGCAACTACATTTTTGTGAGTTCTCGTTAGGTTGGAGCCAGTGGCACCCCCAGAAGTGTTTCATGGGGGTGGCCTGGGTTCTATAAtgttgttgtagtatataggcTAGTGGAAAACGATGTCAATGAGACATAGTTGGGACATGAGCGTTAAGAAATGGCATACTGACTGGTACAGTTAATATTTAGAGTAATACAAGAAAAAACTTCCGGGCAACATGTGACTTGGGTAGGTGgcggggtcagggggggggcaATGATTGTATCAGGGTGGTGCCGCTGGTTGGAGAGCCTCAACAACGGACCAGGGACATAAAGGGACGCTCTGAATTGGACTGCTCGGTGGAAGTTCATTGGCTCTCTCCGGGACATGTGACCTGATCCGACCTCATTGTTGTCTCCCAGGTCCTAGTACTGGAACGTTCACCTCGCAATGTCATGTGGTTTTTCCCTCATCAGTTTCATATCTGATAACATCTGCCATGGGCAGATTCCAATCCAAACATCACAAATATTTAGCTCCCATGTGATGGCGTGAACTCCCTGACATGAGCTCGTAGGTCTTGTTGATGAAATAGGGATTTTTCATTTTTGGTTGTACAAAACAGGTTTATATTCATTTTTACCAGACATTTCTGTAAAGTTGTATTGTGCTAATGTATTGTAGATGGCCCTATCGTAAACCTGTTATTGACTTTTAACTTATAAATTGGGTACAAAATCTAATAGGTGAAGCTTGATCCCTGTTTGTGTATCCTCATGTAAGGATAAGACGAGGAGGCAGCAGACAGTAGCGTCTACACATCCTCAACGTCAACAAGCAATCCTGACTGACAGTACGTTTGGGAAAGGTTTGGCTTCCTCAAACGATCAGGAGTGGGCTGATGGAAATACACACCTATTTGTTTGATaaaaggggggtcagatggctgagtggttatggAGTCGAGCTattgatcagaaggttgttggttcgattcctggccgtgccaactgacgttgtgtccttgggaaaggctgttcaccctacttgcctcgggggggaatgtccctgtacttactaagtcgctctggataagagcgtctgctaaatgactacatgtaaaaggCTATCCCCTTCCCACTTTTGTGGACAGCAGTGTTTTCACACTTCGATCAGATGTGTGCGCGTCCACGCTCGCACATGTCTGTCTGCGTGCCTGTGTAGTAGATGTGTAAGGGTGACTAATCCAATTTACATTCTTATTTCGGAGTCCTGGCTATCACTAAGCCTTTAATCTCTGTGAAGATACACCCAAGCAATTAATATTGGGGCTCCACCGCCCAAATCCCCCTCTCTAATTTgcgttgttttttattttttatgaatgaaTACTAGAGCTCCACCCCCTCttctactcctccctccccaccctctggcTCCTCTCAGCCACAACTTAGGGAGAAACGTTTTTCTGTCGGACTATCGGTGATTCCCTTCACCGGCTGACCACGTTGCTGGTCGACTTGAATCGGCTGGTTATTTTGCTCCACCGCTCCTCTgcctgttcctctctttctctctccaacctcctcccccctttgcTCAGTTACTACAGGCTTGCTTGGCTTGTTTGTTGCCGGGGGTAACGGGCTGTCGCCGGGGACAATGTCGGAACACGTGCAGCTTTCCTTAGCCCTGTGTAGGATTGGGCTGTACACGGTAAGCAAAGATATACACACCTATATCGATAGCTCTGCTAGCTGCAgtcagatgtgtgtgggtgagattgatgtattgtagtttttttcgtacagcttgtgtgtgtgtgtgtgtgtgcggaagcAGCCACCGCCTGGTCAATGAATGGACCGGTTATGGgcatgtttacattacatttagtcatttagcagacgctcttatccagagtgacttacagtaagtacagggacattcccccctaggcaagtagggtgaagtgccttgcccaaggacacaacgtcatttgacatggccgggaatcgaactagcccgattccctaaccgctcagccatctgaccccccccatgTTGACTACAGAGCTGAGAATGTTTAAAACTGAAAAAATAATTGGTTATGTATTGACTTTGCTCCAGGGACAGTCACATGCATGAACACTGAAATATGTAAATTGAGTGTAATTTCCTTGCGTACATGTTTTTCCAGTAAGATCTTATCGACAGTGTTGGTGTCTGTGATGGGTTTTCATGTCGGTACGTTGAGACTGATAGTGGAAGCTCTGGTGTGtggcttgttgttgttgtgaagaTCGAGGCGTCCCTGATCCTGGAGCGAGGCGTCCCTGATCCTGGAGCGAGGCGTCCCTGatcctggagaggtgaaggatTAGCAAAGCTGTTGATGGAAGCTTGACTGAGGGCTGGTCTGGAAAGGAAGTGATGTCTTCTGAGGAAGCAGATGAATGTGTCATGACCTTAGTCCATCGTCGGTGAAAAGACTGAAGGAACTCCTATCAACCTTCTGAGTTGTAGACTTTAGTCTCATTAAAAAGTGTGTGTATACTGCCCCCAAAAAaactcttaaaaagaaagaaactaAAAAGATTTGAAGCGTTCAGTCGTTTCTGGTTACCTTCAGCCCCCTACGTGCCAGAGCAGGCAGTCTCCCCAGACCGGGAGCGACACCCTGGCTGCTCCTCTGAGGAGCCCAGACgctgtgtgctgtgctggaAGCCGCGCTGGAGGCCCTGGtgcctgctgtgtgctgtgctggagGCCCTGGTGCCTGCTTTGTGCTGCGCTGGAGGCCCTGGTGACTGCTGTGTGCTGCGCTGGAGGCCCTGGTGCCTGCTGTGTGCTGCGCTGGAGGCCCTGGTGCCTGCTGTGTGGTCGTGTCTCCAGGACGCTGGGAGGGCGAGGATGATTAAACGTAATGGTTGAAACATCGTGGTCGGATCATTACGTGGAGAATGTAGGGGGAGAAATCAGGACGAGGTGATCAGGCCTGGCTCTTTCCCCTGGCACACCTGTCTGATCCTGTTGTCCTTGACCGGGACGTGTGTTCTGTTCCAGGCGTTTAGACATGGTGCTGTGGGTTTTCCTTGTGTTTTAACAGCACAAGTTAGTTTTTTGTAGTTTTAGAAGGTCTGCATGAGAGCCAACAGCTCTCTCCAGGGAAgtatccatccttccatccatccgtcTTCCTGTTTCCCTGGAGTCTGCGTTGGCAACCTCATTGGTGACGTGTCCCCTGGTGCCTGACGGATGACGCTCTCCAGCCATCAAACACATCCACCTTCTTATCagaccctggctctctctctctctctctctctctctctctctctctctctctctctctctctctctctctctctctctgtctctctctgtctctctctgtctctctctgtctctctctgtctgtctgtgtaggcCCTATCCGCTCATTGTTGTGTGGCGTTACAAGCTAGTTAGCTGCTAACGTCTGCATTCTGAAGCGCGCTGTTTTCTGTCGGAGGTTTGTCTTAAAtactgtagctgtgtgtatgcctgaTGGTGGATGAAGAGTGTCCCTCTATAACACAGATCATCTTACTGTCCTTTTACTTTACTATAATTCCTTCTGTAACCCCACCTTGTTCCGTGTCTTGCGTGTCGGGAAATGCACACGACCTTGCGCCGTTGCACAGTACATTAATCGTAAACCAGAACTCACTGCTTAAGGAATTTCCACATTTAGGATATTATTGTTCGACAAAACAAATGTCTATCCTGTTTTTGTCAGGAGGACGTGGAAGTCCGATGCAAGGTAGGCTATTAGTAGACTGACTTATCTTAGAgaggaaatgaatggaaaataCCTCAGAAATGTTCTTTAATGAAGTTATGTTCTGTTTGCTTGTTGGGTAAGAGTTTCAGTTATAATTTTAGACAACAGTGACAAACAATCGATCCAGTTCTCCGTACTCCCAGGCATAAAGCATGTAGGTTAAGCTAACTAaagactgtaaaaaaaaaaaagaagataaatAATAAAGTATTTTTCACCAGTCGAGGGCCCATTGTGTTATGGAAACGTTGGGCTCCACTGCCTCCCGGGAGGTAGTGTTCACTCTCAAACTGCTTCCTGCTTTGAAAGGCAGGATGGGAGCAGTCGTTGCCCTCATCCTGGGACGGGAATATCCCACGCTTCCAAATAACCGTGGCAACGCCGCCATGTCGGCCGCCAGCATCCACCACCCACCGGCCCCACCCCATCTGACGTTGTCAAGACAACCAGTCAGTGGACTTGATCCGAAACCCGTCAGTTGTATCGGCCTGGAATACTAATGAAGGAGGGATGTACTGCTGGTTTtcgaggaggtagagaggagagatggagacagtgtgtagaaggtggagagagtatggagaaggtggagagagtctgtagaaggtggagaaggtggagagagtgtggagaaggtggagagagtatggagaaggtggagagagtatggagaaggtggagagtgTAGAAGGTagagagtgtggaggaggaagagaggagagatggaggagatggagaaagtgtgaggctgggggtgcagGGTTCCTAGGGAATGActgaaaagagagaggcagagaaaaaaaCTATAAAAGGGAAAATtgtagaggtggaggtgaagagagaagcGAGATCCATCTGTCTTTACTGAAGACAGCAAAGCCCTGGAGCCTCAGATCCACGTGAGAAGACTGTCAGGCTGACGGGCTCTGTGTCCACACAACTCAACTctgcactcagacacacacacacaagctcacacacacacaagctcacacacacacacacacacacacacacacacacacacacacacacacacaagctcacacatagAAACCACAAGCATGGATCTTTTTAAATATACATTTCAGCATTTCTCATGCTTCATTGGACTTTTTTTCAAGTGCacagtgacaggaaaggcagggagagagacagacatgcatcAAAGAGCCCAAACAGGGCTTCCTTTAAGTGTTAAATGCTATTAGGTATATAAATGGTATATACAGCATTTCACGTTCCTTCACTGTATTGTTGTTGTTCTAAAGCGTCTCACCAGCCTTGGGATTGAAAGAGTGTGTAAGAAAGGTTTGTGACGCCTCGAAGCTTTCATACGTGGTGATGGTCTTTGTTCCAGTGGGGCCCATCCTCACACAGCGAGATCAACGCCACAGTCAAGCACAGTAACATCAGTAACATGCTTATCCAACATGTATTGTGTGACCCGATTGGGTTCACAAATCCCATGAGAGAAGTCCCATGGCCTCtcgcctcgcctctcctctctctttccttgttAGTATCTCTTggttctgggttagggttagtctaaaACCAGCTTATAGACTGCTTTAACTTGTTCGCAGCCTGGCTGGCAGTCACAGCCTGTTTGGCAGCAGCCACAAGACAGACAGCAGCCTAGGTTCTGGCTGAGATGGTCGCTAATCTGCTTAGCGACAGAATCTCCCTGGTCTCAGACCAGAGTGTTTATTTAGTCTTTCTGTAGTGTGATCTGACACAGAGGACATGACCTGAGCTCAGACAAGAAGATCTCTGGAGCACTCCAGTGCATTTGAATTTGGTATGAATTGAAATTTTGGAATTGGCTTTACTTTGTTATGATTTGAAAGCTTTTCAAAGGAAAGGAATATTAAAGGATGTGCTGTGTTCAGGACGAGGTTATGATTATGGTTATGGTTCAGGTTATGGTTCAGGTTATGGTTATTGTTCAGGTTAGAATAGGTTGATATTTAGTTTTATGCTGGGCCCTGATTGGACCGTTATATTTAATGAGCCAGTAACCTAATTTCGCTAAGCTATCCCTCCCCACTAAGAAAGTGGACCTTGTGGAGCGGGTGAAATGATCCTAATGAGGACATCTCAGAGATAATGACAGAATAGCAGCCAAGTCTTGTAACAGACTGTGGGGAATACAGCATTACGGAACAGACGGCTCGAATTAGCTTTCTAATTTTGTTTTGTATTCCAGTTCTATTTCTGAGATCTCTGATTCTACAGCTAGTTGAGAATATCGTTGTCAATCGTAGATTGTTTAGTCTGATCGGAgaccgttttttttttgtaaggtAAAGTTGTGAGTTCGTAGACTATAAGTGTAAGTTACACACTTTCAATGATCATTTGATAATTGTGAAAGTTGGAAACTAAACGTAGAAGacattttcagttcattttCCCTATAATTGTTTAGAATTTCAActtaaaaagaaaatatatatatcagtTTGTCCCTTTTGTTTGACCGGACAGACCTAATTCCTTTCTGGTCATTTAGACAACCTGTTAGGACAAAAAAGCTCTGAAGTCACACAGTCCAGCAGCCGTGTGGTGGTCCAGCCAGTCTAGATGTCAGCGTCTCAGAGCCGGCCTGACAGACATGCCTCCTGTACCCAGCGTGCCTCAGAGCCGCCCTGAGAGACATGCCTCCTGTACCCAGCGTGCCTCAGAGCCGCCCTCACAGACATGCCTCCTGTACCCAGCGTGCCTCAGAGCCGCCCTGAGAGACATGCCTCCTGTACCCAGCATGCCTCAGAGCCGCCCTGAGAGACATGCCTCCTGTACCCAGCGTGCCTCAGAGCCGCTCTGACAGACATGCCTCCTGTACCCAGCGGTTCCTCCGCCCTCGGATCAAACCCTCTCTGCTGCACGTGATGAGCACCACCCCTCCTATAAACAGGGATTTCCTCAGACGAGAATGAAAGAGGATATTTGGAGAGTTCACATCCTTAGTACTCACTTGACGTGAGTACTAAGGATGTGAAGATTAGCCgtgatcagacacacacacacacacgcaggcaggcTTGTCAGGTGGTCAGTGGTTATTCCGTTCCTTGCT
Above is a genomic segment from Osmerus mordax isolate fOsmMor3 chromosome 24, fOsmMor3.pri, whole genome shotgun sequence containing:
- the hspb3 gene encoding heat shock protein beta-3; translated protein: MEAVTHWVSCPVRYQKHFEEGDLDDFVEDHHLFALPGPAVPDINSEPLDRNRQRTAPVYQVLLDVSQFRPEDVLIQVFEGWLLVKAQHGARMDEHGFVSRSFIRQYPLPETLQRAGDLRAILCQDGILVVESKERVEVSQ